Proteins from a single region of Hordeum vulgare subsp. vulgare chromosome 6H, MorexV3_pseudomolecules_assembly, whole genome shotgun sequence:
- the LOC123406066 gene encoding L-type lectin-domain containing receptor kinase SIT2-like, with the protein MPQKKITSAASVILREESSSTPAEHTGSAVTYYTTLSPLMSVMKLICFFLLGAVGALELVSSVDDQFVYSGFAGAGLTLDGSATVTPSGLLELTNGTLQLKGHAFHPAPLRFRELPNGTVRSFSASFVFGILSAYPDMSAHGIVFVVAPTTDFSTALASQYLGLVNVQNNGHESNRIFAVELDTLQQDEFRDINDNHVGVDINGLISLQSSNAGYYVTGGEKKERFENLTLISHQAMQVWIEYDAGSNRINVTLAPLGVAKPAKPLMSVTYNLSSVIASTAYVGFSSATGSFDSRHYVLGWSFRMSSTSAPAMDMAKLPTLPREIPKARSKVLQVVLPITSAAVVLALGTVIVLLLRRRRRYTELREDWEIEFGPHRFPFKDLHRATQGFNSKNLLGVGGFGRVYRGVLPDCNMDIAVKRVSHDSKQGVKEFIAEVVSLGRLQHRNLVRLLGYCRRKGELLLVYEYMPKGSLDKHLYLYGHQDDDKPTLNWAQRFHIIQGIASGLLYLHEEWEKVVVHRDIKASNVLLDDKMNGRLGDFGLARLYDHGTDPQSTHVVGTIGYIAPELGRTSKASPLTDVFAFGTFLLEVTCGRRPIFQDARGNQVMLVDWVLDHWRRDSLAHAVDTKLRGDYNVDEACLVLQLGLSCSHPFVNARPNMRQVMQYLSNEVPLPQLRSTKMSFQTLAMMQNDGFDSYIQSSYSSSRASFSTTSVIS; encoded by the coding sequence ATGCCGCAGAAAAAGATCACATCCGCCGCGTCGGTTATATTAAGAGAAGAAAGCAGTAGTACGCCGGCGGAACACACCGGTTCCGCCGTAACGTACTACACAACCCTCTCACCTCTCATGTCTGTCATGAAGCTCATCTGCTTCTTCCTGCTCGGAGCTGTAGGAGCACTTGAGCTCGTATCCAGCGTGGACGACCAGTTTGTGTACTCCGGTTTCGCCGGCGCCGGCCTCACGTTGGACGGCTCGGCTACGGTCACGCCAAGCGGCCTCCTCGAGCTCACCAACGGCACGCTCCAGTTGAAAGGGCACGCCTTCCACCCGGCTCCGCTCCGCTTCCGTGAGCTACCCAACGGCACGGTGCGGTCCTTCTCCGCTTCATTCGTGTTCGGCATCCTCTCCGCCTACCCCGACATGAGCGCGCAcggcatcgtcttcgtcgtcgcccCCACCACGGATTTCTCGACCGCGCTGGCGAGCCAGTACCTGGGCCTGGTCAACGTCCAGAACAACGGCCACGAGAGCAACCGCATCTTCGCCGTCGAGCTCGACACCTTGCAGCAGGACGAGTTccgtgacatcaacgacaaccatgtGGGCGTCGACATCAACGGCCTCATCTCGCTGCAATCCAGCAACGCCGGCTACTACGTCACCGGCGGCGAGAAAAAGGAGCGCTTCGAGAACTTGACGCTCATAAGCCACCAGGCGATGCAAGTGTGGATCGAGTACGACGCGGGGAGTAATCGGATCAACGTGACCTTGGCTCCGCTCGGCGTGGCCAAACCTGCCAAGCCGCTGATGTCGGTCACCTACAACTTATCTTCGGTAATCGCGAGCACCGCATACGTGGGGTTCTCGTCGGCGACGGGCTCATTCGACTCGCGACACTACGTGCTTGGCTGGAGTTTCCGCATGAGCAGCACTAGTGCTCCGGCCATGGACATGGCCAAGCTGCCGACGTTGCCCCGTGAGATCCCCAAGGCTCGGTCCAAGGTCCTACAGGTCGTCCTCCCAATTACTTCTGCAGCAGTCGTACTCGCTCTGGGCACCGTCATCGTTCTCCTGTTGCGTAGGCGACGAAGGTACACCGAGCTACGGGAAGATTGGGAGATCGAGTTCGGGCCGCACAGGTTTCCGTTCAAGGATCTGCACCGCGCCACCCAGGGATTTAACAGCAAGAACCTACTCGGCGTAGGGGGTTTCGGCCGAGTTTACAGAGGTGTTCTTCCAGATTGTAACATGGACATCGCAGTGAAGAGGGTGTCGCATGACTCCAAACAGGGCGTCAAGGAATTCATCGCAGAGGTTGTCAGCCTAGGACGCCTGCAACACCGCAACCTCGTGCGATTGCTCGGCTATTGCCGGCGCAAGGGGGAGCTCCTTCTGGTGTACGAGTACATGCCCAAGGGAAGCCTTGACAAGCACCTATATCTATATGGTCACCAGGACGACGACAAGCCAACTTTGAACTGGGCTCAGAGGTTTCACATCATCCAAGGGATTGCATCTGGCTTGCTCTACCTCCACGAGGAGTGGGAGAAGGTGGTGGTCCACCGCGACATCAAGGCAAGCAACGTGCTCCTGGACGACAAGATGAACGGGCGGTTGGGTGACTTTGGCCTGGCGAGGCTGTACGACCATGGCACCGACCCGCAAAGCACGCATGTGGTTGGCACCATAGGGTACATAGCTCCGGAGCTGGGGCGCACGAGCAAGGCAAGCCCCCTCACCGACGTGTTTGCCTTTGGGACCTTCCTTCTCGAGGTGACCTGCGGGCGAAGGCCCATCTTCCAAGACGCGCGTGGCAACCAGGTTATGCTGGTGGACTGGGTACTTGACCACTGGCGTAGAGACTCGCTCGCCCATGCAGTTGACACCAAGCTCCGAGGTGACTATAACGTTGACGAGGCATGCCTCGTGCTCCAGTTAGGCCTGTCATGCTCGCACCCGTTCGTCAACGCAAGACCCAACATGAGGCAAGTAATGCAATACCTCAGCAATGAGGTGCCACTGCCGCAGCTCAGGTCCACCAAAATGAGCTTTCAGACGCTTGCAATGATGCAGAACGATGGTTTTGACTCGTACATTCAGTCATCATATTCGTCTTCCAGGGCAAGCTTTTCCACGACTTCTGTCATCTCGTGA